ACTGGGCGGCCGGCAGCAGCGGCCGTGATGGAGATTTCAACAGCAGTGAAGAGCGACGCATTGCCCTCATGCCTGATGAGGCTTCCGTAGGAACGCAAGACAAACCCCTCCGCGTCGGTGCTCGTGTCCCGAGTAGTATTGCACCGCGCGGAGGGTTTGATTCCCGGTCCCTACTTCTTGGGTACCATAGCTGCTGCTCTTTCCCGTTTTCTGTCCCAGATCTTCCACTCGTACCATATGGGGCTCGCAATGAAGATGGACGAGTAGGTTCCAGACGCGATCCCTACGAGAAGCGCGAGAGTGAAGTCGCGTATGGTCGGCGCCCCGAAGATCAGGAGCGCGATGACGGCAATCAGGGTTGTCCCTGCTGTGTTGATCGACCTGAGCAAGGTTTCATTGATGCTCCGGTCCACAAGCGAGCCGAGATCCTCTTTCCTCACCCTGAGGTTTTCACGAATCCTGTCAAACACGATGATCGTA
The Bacillota bacterium genome window above contains:
- the secF gene encoding protein translocase subunit SecF, whose amino-acid sequence is FGVAGLLALVHDVLITLGFFALTRVEVNSAFVAALLTVVGYSINDTIIVFDRIRENLRVRKEDLGSLVDRSINETLLRSINTAGTTLIAVIALLIFGAPTIRDFTLALLVGIASGTYSSIFIASPIWYEWKIWDRKRERAAAMVPKK